The Erigeron canadensis isolate Cc75 chromosome 4, C_canadensis_v1, whole genome shotgun sequence genome window below encodes:
- the LOC122596439 gene encoding hydroquinone glucosyltransferase-like: MEKPAHIVLIPSPGMGHLIPLVEFAKRLNTLHNFSSTFFILNNGPLSKSQHAFLDSLPNAINYLILPPLNFDDLPQDTKIETRMSLMVTRSNPSIKEALKSITLNKKVVALFVDLFGTDGFDIAIEFGIPHYLFFPASAMTLSLFLHLPMLDQMVSCEYRDMPDPVQIPGCIPLHGKDFLDPLQDRTNDAYKMVLHNAKRYMMAKSIVVNSFKELEGGAIEALQQEQLGKPLVYPVGPLIQSTSNETSQDVNESKCLNWLDGQPFGSVLLICFGSGGTLSSGQITELAMGLELSKARFIWVVRAPNDKQADAKYLSSDTHNDTLDYLPKGFLERTKNHGLVVPSWAPQAQILSHASTGGFLTHCGWNSLLETVTQGLPMIAWPLYAEQKMNAVMLSEGLKIALRAKANGNGIVDRLEISRVVKGLLEGEEGNAIRIRIQKLKEAAADVLTKDGCSTKALDQLASTLKNKI; this comes from the coding sequence ATGGAAAAACCAGCCCATATAGTCCTTATACCTAGCCCTGGAATGGGTCACCTCATCCCATTAGTTGAATTTGCCAAGAGACTTAACACCCTACACAATTTTTCATCAACATTTTTCATCCTAAATAATGGTCCTTTGTCTAAATCCCAACATGCATTTCTTGATTCACTTCCAAATGCCATAAACTATCTCATTCTTCCTCCTTTAAACTTTGATGATTTGCCACAAGATACCAAAATCGAGACGCGAATGAGTCTCATGGTGACCCGGTCCAATCCTTCTATTAAAGAAGCCTTAAAGTCCATAACTTTGAACAAAAAGGTTGTTGCTTTATTTGTTGATCTCTTTGGAACAGATGGTTTTGATATTGCTATTGAATTTGGTATCCCTCATTATCTTTTCTTTCCGGCATCAGCCATGACTTTGTCTTTGTTTCTTCATTTACCAATGCTTGATCAAATGGTTTCTTGCGAGTATAGGGACATGCCTGACCCGGTTCAGATACCCGGTTGCATACCACTTCATGGTAAGGATTTTCTTGACCCTCTTCAAGACAGGACTAATGACGCATACAAAATGGTGTTGCATAATGCAAAAAGGTATATGATGGCTAAGAGCATTGTAGTAAATAGCTTTAAGGAGTTAGAGGGTGGAGCAATTGAAGCTTTACAACAAGAGCAGCTCGGTAAGCCACTTGTTTATCCTGTTGGACCGTTGATACAATCAACATCGAATGAGACTAGTCAGGATGTAAACGAGTCAAAATGCTTGAATTGGTTAGATGGTCAGCCATTTGGGTCTGTCTTGTTAATATGTTTTGGTAGTGGTGGGACACTTTCGTCCGGACAAATCACTGAGTTAGCCATGGGCTTGGAGTTGAGTAAGGCAAGATTTATATGGGTGGTTAGAGCCCCAAATGATAAACAAGCTGATGCCAAATATTTAAGTTCGGATACCCATAACGACACTTTGGACTATTTACCAAAAGGGTTCTTAGAAAGAACCAAAAATCATGGGCTGGTGGTGCCCAGCTGGGCACCACAAGCCCAAATCTTGAGCCATGCCTCCACAGGCGGGTTCTTGACTCACTGTGGTTGGAATTCGCTTCTTGAAACTGTAACCCAAGGTTTACCAATGATTGCTTGGCCACTTTACGCAGAACAAAAGATGAACGCAGTAATGTTGTCTGAGGGTTTGAAGATTGCGTTACGAGCTAAGGCTAATGGAAATGGAATCGTGGATCGTTTAGAGATTTCTCGGGTTGTCAAGGGTTTGTTAGAAGGAGAAGAAGGAAACGCGATTCGTATTAGAATTCAAAAGCTTAAAGAAGCAGCCGCGGATGTGCTTACTAAAGATGGGTGTTCTACAAAAGCATTAGATCAGCTAGCTTCTACATTGAAGAATAAAATTTAA